Genomic window ([Empedobacter] haloabium):
CCGCCCGCCGCGGCCTCGCGCATCGTCTTGAGTGTCGCCTCGTCGTAGCGCGGCGTGGTGTCGAGCGTCCAGACGTACTGCAACTTCATCCATGACTCGACCGGCTGGCCGTCCTTCGTGGCGGGCTTGAAGCGGCAGCGGCGGATGCCATCCTGCGCCGCCACGTCCAGCAGCGGATAGCCGCTGGAGCCGGCAATGCGTGCATCGCGCACCGCGCCGTCCTCGCCCACCAGGAATTCCAGCGTCACCTTGCCGTGCTGCCCCAGGCGCAAGGCCTCCTTCGGCCATTCCGGCTTGGCGCAATTGTTGATATCGGCGGCGGCGGGGGCATCGGCCGCGCAGGCGGCGCCGGACAAGCCAAGCGCCAGCAGCGCGGCGCGGAGCAGCGATCGGGTAACGCTCATGATTTCCTTCAGCTGGGGGTGAATCGCATCACGCGGTTGCGCCCGCCCGACTTGGCCAGGTACAACGCCTCGTCGGCATGGGCGATCAGTTCCAGCGCGGCCGCTTCGGCCGGGCCGTCGTCGGCTTCGTCCAGGCAGGCCACGCCGATCGATCCGGTGATCGACAGCTGCACGCCCTGCGCCAGGCCGATCATGCTGGCGGCGATGCTGGCGCGAATACGCTCGGCGACGAAGGCCGCGCTGTCCAGGTCCGCGTCGATCAGCAGCACGACGAATTCCTCGCCGCCGAAGCGGGCCAGCGCGTCGGACAGGCGCAGTTCGGCCTTGATCCGGTTCGCCACCTCGCGCAGCACCTCGTCGCCGCCCTGGTGGCCGACGGTGTCGTTGACGCGCTTGAAGTGGTCGATGTCGATGTACATGAACGAGATGGCGTACTTCTGGCGGCGCGCACGGCCGATCTCCTCCAGCAGGCGGCGGTCGATGTAGCGGCGGTTGTAGACGCCCGTCAGCGAATCGGTCAGGCCGATGTACTTCAGCATCTCGTTGCTGATCACGTTTTCCAGGCAGATCGCGATGATCGACGCCATGTGTTCGATGAAATCGGTGCCCAGGCTGGGTGTGAAGCGCGCCGGGTCCGCGCTGCCCAGGTTCAGGCTGCCAATGATGCGCTTGTTGCGCAAGAGCGGCACGATGGCCACGCTTTGCAGGCGCCGCGCCGGCTGCGGGAACTGGCGCGCATGGCGCACGGGATCGAACATGCCCAGCATCGGCTTGGGCGGCGGCGACAGCGCATGGCGCGTGCCCAGGTCGAAACCCAGCTGGTCGATGCCGGGCACGAACAGCAGGTCGGGGAACGCGGCGAAATCGACGCCCAGCTTTTCCATCACGGTGCGGATGTCCGCGTCCTCGTCGATCAGCGACAAGGTCACGCTGTCCAGCTCCGAAATCGCCGGCAGCGAGCGGAAAATGCTGCCGATCAGTTCCGGAAAACTGCCTGCGCCGACGATCTCCAGGTCGAAGGCCTGGTGGCGCATCATGATGGAGTGATTGCGCTCGGCCTGTTCGATCATGTAGGCCATGCGCGCGCGCAGCTGCTGGTTTTCGACCGCGAGATCGGTGGCCGATGCGGGCGCGGGGGGCTTGCCGGGAATGGTATGGGACATGCGGCCCCGCTCAGAATGCCAGCGTGACGTCGACCGGCTGGCCGACCTCCACGCGCTGGCCCTCGCCGGCCAGCAGGATGTTGTTCATGCCAAAGCAGATGGCGCCATCCACTTCCGGCTTGGCACGGTAGCCTTGCAGGATGTCGAGCGGGTCGGGTCCGTACTGGCCGGTCTCCTGGTCGATCGACGGCATCGGGCAGCGCGGGCATGGCTTGACCGGTTTCAGTACCGCTTCACCCAGCTGGAACGTCTCGACGTAGTCTTCTTCGAATGCCTCGATACCGTCCACCACCAGGTTGGGACGGAAACGGTTCATCGGCAGCGGGTCGCGGCCGGCCGCCCGCAGCTTGCCGTTCAGGTCACGCAGCGATTCGGCGCCGATGACGAGCAGCGGATAGCCATCGGAGAACAGCGTGGGCGCCTCGACGCCACCGGTCCACTTCGGGCTGGCCAGGCGCTGCGCGTCCGCATGGAAGCGCACCAGGCGGCACGGCACGCCCAGATAATTGGTGAACCAGGCCGCCGTCAGGGCGTCGCAATCGTAGGCCTTGACGCGGTCTTCCCACACTTCCACTTCGATAGCGACCGAAGCGTCCGGGTCCGGCAAACCGAGCGGAATCTCCAGCCGCAGCATGCCGGGCGCGCGCAGCTCCAGCGTATCGGCCTTCAGGCGCGGCACGATCAGGGCCATTTTCGGATGTTCGCGTTGGGTCAGGCACTGGCCGTTGGCATCGACCACCATCCATTCGCGGTCGTAGATCTGGTCCGTCATCAGGCCGGCACGGGTCAGCGTGGCAGCACGCAGCGCGATGCCGGCGCACGACTTGATGGGATAGAGGGTGAGTTCGGACAGTGTCGCCATGAGGATGCCGCCATAATGATGCCTGGACCCGCAGTATGGCAGCAAAGCGGCGGCCCGTAAATCGGCGGGGCCACCTTGGCGGGGCCACCTTGGCAGGGCGGCCGCGGCCGGGACGGGAATGCCCCCGCCCCGGGCGGGCGCCGCTCAGGCTTCTGGCTTGGCCTTCGGTTTGCGCGGCAGGCGGCTGCGCGCCGGAGCCTTGTGCGTGCCGGGCTTCCTGGCCCGTTTCGGCGCCGTGGCGCCTTCCGGTGCCTCGGCCGTGTCGGCCGCCGTGCTGTCCACCGGAGCGGCCTGCGCGTCGTCGCCTGCCGGGGCAGGCTCGCTGGCCGGCCCGGCTTCCGGCTCGGCCGCGGGGACCTGGGCCAGCGCGGCCTCGACCGCTTCTGCCGCGTCCGCCGCGGCCTTGGCGACCTTGCTGGTGCGGGCCGGCTTCTTGGCCGCCGGCTTGCGTGCGCCGCGCGCTCGCTTGGCCGGCGCGGCGTCGGCTGCGACCTCGGCTTGCGCCGCGGTCTCGACCGGCTCCTGCGCATCCGCCGGGACGGCCGGCGGCAGGTCGTCTGCCAGCGCGGCCTGTTCGGCCACCGTGCCGTCATCCTCCTCCGGCGCCAGCTCCTGCAGCGCTTCCTCGGCCGAACGTACCAGCGCCGCGTAGTCGGCGGCCGCCGATTCCAGCGCCACCGCCACTTCCTGCGTTTCGGTCTCGCTCATCGGTGCGCCCGACTGCTCGGCCGGATCGGCCGCGCCACCGCGACGGTTGCGGCCACCGCGGTTGCCGCGGCCACGACGGCCCTCGCGCGCCTCACGGCTCTCGCGCGGTTCACGCGCTTCGCTGCCTTCGACTGCCGGTTGTTCGCCCGCGACGTCCGGCTCGGTACCGACCTCGGTCGGCGACACTGCCACCGGCAGCGTGCTGCTGCGGTAGACGTAGGCACCGGATTTCTCGTCACGGCCGAATTCGAGCAGGCCGCGCGCCTTCATTTCTTCCAGCAGGTTGCCGAAGGTGCGGAAACCGTAGAACGATTCGCTGAAGTCCGGCTTGCGGCGCTTGATCGCTTCCTTCAGCACGGAGGCCCAGATCTTGCCGCTGTCGCCCCGTTCGGCCACGAGCGCGTCGAAGGTCTCGAAGGCGATGTCCACGGCCTGGTTGCGGCGCTTGTCCATCTCCTCGCGCTTGCGCTTTTCCTCTTCCGGCGAACGCTTCGGCGGCTGCTCGCGCGAAT
Coding sequences:
- a CDS encoding NYN domain-containing protein, with amino-acid sequence MASSNDNVSMALFCDFENVALGVRDANYEKFDIKPVLERLLLKGSIVVKKAYCDWDRYKGFKGPMHEANFELIEIPHVRMSGKNSADIRMVVDALDLCYTKAHVNTFVIISGDSDFSPLVSKLRENAKKVIGVGVKDSTSDLLVANCDEFIFYDDLVRESRRMAKRDSREQPPKRSPEEEKRKREEMDKRRNQAVDIAFETFDALVAERGDSGKIWASVLKEAIKRRKPDFSESFYGFRTFGNLLEEMKARGLLEFGRDEKSGAYVYRSSTLPVAVSPTEVGTEPDVAGEQPAVEGSEAREPRESREAREGRRGRGNRGGRNRRGGAADPAEQSGAPMSETETQEVAVALESAAADYAALVRSAEEALQELAPEEDDGTVAEQAALADDLPPAVPADAQEPVETAAQAEVAADAAPAKRARGARKPAAKKPARTSKVAKAAADAAEAVEAALAQVPAAEPEAGPASEPAPAGDDAQAAPVDSTAADTAEAPEGATAPKRARKPGTHKAPARSRLPRKPKAKPEA
- a CDS encoding sensor domain-containing diguanylate cyclase produces the protein MSHTIPGKPPAPASATDLAVENQQLRARMAYMIEQAERNHSIMMRHQAFDLEIVGAGSFPELIGSIFRSLPAISELDSVTLSLIDEDADIRTVMEKLGVDFAAFPDLLFVPGIDQLGFDLGTRHALSPPPKPMLGMFDPVRHARQFPQPARRLQSVAIVPLLRNKRIIGSLNLGSADPARFTPSLGTDFIEHMASIIAICLENVISNEMLKYIGLTDSLTGVYNRRYIDRRLLEEIGRARRQKYAISFMYIDIDHFKRVNDTVGHQGGDEVLREVANRIKAELRLSDALARFGGEEFVVLLIDADLDSAAFVAERIRASIAASMIGLAQGVQLSITGSIGVACLDEADDGPAEAAALELIAHADEALYLAKSGGRNRVMRFTPS
- a CDS encoding TonB family protein; amino-acid sequence: MSVTRSLLRAALLALGLSGAACAADAPAAADINNCAKPEWPKEALRLGQHGKVTLEFLVGEDGAVRDARIAGSSGYPLLDVAAQDGIRRCRFKPATKDGQPVESWMKLQYVWTLDTTPRYDEATLKTMREAAAGGAPDAVLRLARVQLTPAQAAFDPPAAVAALRPLAARGNAAAQTLLGYCFETGTGVQRDRAQALALYTPAAAAGDADAQRGLARLNEQGKGPRP
- a CDS encoding MOSC N-terminal beta barrel domain-containing protein; the protein is MATLSELTLYPIKSCAGIALRAATLTRAGLMTDQIYDREWMVVDANGQCLTQREHPKMALIVPRLKADTLELRAPGMLRLEIPLGLPDPDASVAIEVEVWEDRVKAYDCDALTAAWFTNYLGVPCRLVRFHADAQRLASPKWTGGVEAPTLFSDGYPLLVIGAESLRDLNGKLRAAGRDPLPMNRFRPNLVVDGIEAFEEDYVETFQLGEAVLKPVKPCPRCPMPSIDQETGQYGPDPLDILQGYRAKPEVDGAICFGMNNILLAGEGQRVEVGQPVDVTLAF